A genomic region of Nymphaea colorata isolate Beijing-Zhang1983 chromosome 2, ASM883128v2, whole genome shotgun sequence contains the following coding sequences:
- the LOC116247599 gene encoding dolichyl-diphosphooligosaccharide--protein glycosyltransferase subunit 2 — MDRKIGLLLLILSICVCSEGAVFAPISDRHRSAALELFAPSEDGSFGGFQEMYEALRTFQILGIEPNTETKQSSCHLLSESLDPSSAKIDELFYALKAKSIGHCQIGSAILEEIKLRLQSIVKDASSLSDYYYAVGGLVSIKEESHENNNLLADASGVFRSIKSLSQSDGRWRYNSDGAESSTYAAGMAFSALAGVISLASSEIEESMIDNVKGDIIKLFGSLESYDDGVLYFDEKLVDATYNYGPLSTTSSVIRGVAAFTAVTSGKLNIPGEKLLGLANFFLSIGIPGSGSDLYLQLDSLAVLDNNRISIPLILSLPASVLSLTSKDQLKVKVSRVFGSEAPPLTVTIVQAHNPLLKDSPAIQDKEMEFDSETSVHSIDFLSNGVDVGKYDVEFKSSLNDPEQGKAYSTGGQIPAKIYVTGLIKIDEAEIAVLDGDNGRAESANKLDLSKENVLSLSANHLQKLRLSFKLYSPQDKIFKPHQVFLKLRHETKIEHIFIIGSSANQFEVTLDFLGLVEKLYYLSGKYDLELTIGDSVMENSFLQALGHLDLDLPDAPEKAARPPPQPVDIYLRFGPRPEIAHIFRTPERRPPKELSLAFLGFTLLPLFGFLIGLLRLGVNLKNFPSSTVPASFAILFHAGIAAVLSLYLLFWIKLDLFTTLKVLGVLAVFLVFVGHRTLSHMASTSAKLKSA, encoded by the exons ATGGACCGGAAGATAGGCCTGTTGCTGCTCATACTTTCCATATGTGTTTGCTCGGAGGGCGCAGTGTTCGCTCCCATTTCGGATCGCCACCGATCCGCGGCATTGGAGTTGTTCGCGCCGTCCGAAGATGGTTCCTTCGGCGG ATTCCAGGAAATGTATGAAGCGTTGAGAACATTTCAAATTCTTGGAATTGAACCTAATACCGAAACAAAGCAATCGTCTTGCCATCTCTTGTCAGAATCTCTTGACCCTTCATCTGCCAAAATAGATGAGCTCTTTTATGCTCTTAAAGCTAAATCCATCGGTCATTGCCAAATAGGTTCTGCGATTCTTGAG GAAATCAAGTTGAGGCTTCAAAGCATTGTGAAAGATGCTAGTTCGTTGTCTGATTACTACTACGCAGTTGGAGGATTGGTTTCCATCaag GAGGAGAGTCATGAGAATAATAACCTGCTTGCTGATGCCAGTGGTGTTTTTCGCTCAATTAAG TCGCTTAGTCAGAGTGATGGGAGGTGGCGATACAATTCTGACGGTGCGGAATCAAGTACCTATGCTGCAG GTATGGCATTTTCAGCCCTTGCTGGAGTAATCTCATTGGCCAGTTCTGAAATTGAAGAGTCAATG ATTGACAATGTCAAAGGTGACATCATAAAGCTTTTTGGCAGCCTGGAGAGCTATG ATGACGGGGTGTTATATTTTGATGAGAAGCTTGTTGATGCTACCTATAATTATGGCCCTCTGTCAACAACTTCATCAGTCATTCGTGGAGTTGCTGCATTCACAGCAGTTACATCTGGGAAGCTTAAT ATTCCAGGAGAGAAGCTTTTGGGTTTAGCCAACTTTTTCCTTAGCATTGGAATCCCTGGCAGTGGCAGTGATTTGTATCTTCAGCTTGACTCTTTAGCTGTCTTGGATAACAACAG GATTTCTATTCCTCTGATATTATCCCTTCCAGCTTCTGTACTTTCACTGACATCAAAGGACCAGCTTAAG GTTAAAGTAAGCAGAGTGTTTGGGTCCGAAGCACCTCCTCTGACTGTAACAATTGTACAAGCACATAATCCTCTCTTAAAAGATTCACCAGCAATTCAAGACAAG GAAATGGAGTTTGACTCAGAGACTTCTGTTCATTCTATTGATTTTCTTTCTAATGGTGTTGATGTTGGAAAATATGATGTAGAGTTTAAG AGTTCACTCAACGATCCTGAGCAAGGAAAGGCTTATTCCACTGGAGGACAAATTCCTGCAAAAATATATGTCACTGGATTAATCAAAATTGATGAAGCAGAAATAGCAGTTTTGGATGGCGACAATGGAAGAGCTGAGAGTGCCAACAA GCTTGACCTTTCTAAAGAAAATGTTCTGTCACTCTCTGCAAACCATCTACAGAAATTGAGACTTTCCTTCAAACTATATAGTCCTCAAGACAAGATTTTTAAGCCACATCAG GTGTTTTTGAAGCTGAGACATGAGACAAAAATAGAGCATATATTCATCATTGGGAGTTCTGCAAATCAGTTTGAAGTGACACTG GACTTCCTTGGTCTTGTTGAGAAGCTTTACTATCTCTCTGGAAAATATGACCTTGAACTCACCATAGGTGATTCTGTGATG GAGAACTCGTTTTTACAGGCTCTTGGCCACCTGGATTTAGATTTACCTGATGCTCCAGAGAAGGCAGCTCGACCCCCTCCTCAGCCTGTTGACATTTACTTGAGATTTGGTCCTAGACCTGAGATAGCACATATCTTCAGAACACCAGAGAGGCGTCCTCCCAAAGAGCTTTCCCTTGCATTTTTGGGTTTTACTTTGCTTCCACTTTTTGGATTCCTAATTGGG TTACTTCGTCTGGGAGTCAATTTGAAGAACTTTCCTTCATCAACAGTACCTGCATCTTTTGCCATCCTATTCCATGCTGGCATTGCAGCTGTTCTCTCACTGTATCTGCTTTTCTGGATTAAG CTTGATCTATTCACAACGCTGAAAGTTCTTGGTGTTTTGGCTGTCTTCCTGGTCTTTGTGGGCCACAGGACACTGTCTCACATGGCTTCCACATCTGCAAAACTTAAATCAGCGTGA